A part of Pectinatus sottacetonis genomic DNA contains:
- the fabF gene encoding beta-ketoacyl-ACP synthase II, with the protein MANRVVITGLGAVTPIGIGKDKFWKGLLAGKSGIGKITRFDATDFKAQIAAEVKDFESDDFIDKKKARRMDRYTQFAIAATKLAFEDAAIDLVKEDKDRIGVFIGTGIGGIETMHEQYKVILEKGPNRVSPFCVPMMIANMATGQTSITFDLHGPSCCPITACATGTNAIGDAMRVIERGEADVMVAGGTEACISPLPVAGFASMKALCTDMNDNPEKASRPFDKNRSGFIMGEGAGIVILESLEHALARGAEIYAEVGGYASTSDAYHITSPDPEARQPARCFTLAVKDAGLQMEDIDYINAHGTSTQLNEKTETAAIKKAFGVHAYKLSVSSIKSMIGHLLGAAGGIECIATALAVKHDIMPATINLDTPDEELDLDYVPNVSRKKIINAAISDSLGFGGHNAAILLKKFK; encoded by the coding sequence TTGGCAAATAGAGTAGTTATTACCGGTCTAGGTGCAGTTACGCCTATTGGTATTGGCAAAGATAAATTTTGGAAAGGGTTATTAGCCGGGAAATCAGGCATAGGTAAGATTACACGCTTTGATGCTACTGATTTTAAGGCACAGATTGCTGCTGAAGTTAAGGATTTTGAATCAGATGATTTTATAGATAAAAAAAAGGCAAGACGTATGGATCGTTACACACAGTTTGCCATTGCTGCTACAAAATTAGCTTTTGAAGATGCGGCTATAGATTTAGTAAAAGAAGATAAAGATCGTATAGGTGTTTTCATCGGAACTGGTATTGGCGGTATAGAAACTATGCATGAACAATATAAGGTAATATTGGAAAAAGGACCTAATCGTGTAAGTCCTTTCTGCGTGCCGATGATGATTGCTAATATGGCTACAGGGCAGACGTCTATTACGTTTGATCTGCACGGACCCAGCTGTTGCCCTATTACAGCATGTGCAACAGGAACTAATGCAATTGGCGATGCTATGCGTGTCATTGAAAGAGGAGAAGCTGATGTGATGGTTGCGGGAGGGACAGAAGCATGTATTTCACCGTTGCCGGTAGCAGGATTTGCATCGATGAAGGCGTTATGCACAGATATGAATGATAATCCAGAAAAAGCATCTCGCCCATTCGATAAGAATCGCAGCGGTTTTATTATGGGCGAAGGAGCGGGAATTGTTATTCTGGAAAGTTTGGAACATGCATTGGCTCGTGGTGCTGAAATATATGCAGAAGTCGGTGGTTACGCATCAACTTCGGATGCTTATCATATTACTAGTCCTGATCCAGAAGCAAGACAGCCGGCAAGATGCTTTACTTTGGCGGTAAAGGATGCTGGCCTACAGATGGAAGATATTGATTATATAAATGCCCATGGTACTTCCACACAGCTAAATGAAAAAACAGAAACAGCAGCTATTAAAAAAGCTTTTGGTGTACATGCTTATAAATTATCAGTAAGTTCTATTAAATCCATGATCGGTCATTTATTGGGAGCTGCTGGCGGTATCGAATGTATAGCAACAGCCTTAGCTGTTAAACATGATATTATGCCGGCAACCATAAATCTGGATACACCAGATGAAGAATTGGATTTGGATTATGTTCCTAATGTTTCACGCAAAAAAATCATTAATGCAGCTATTTCTGATTCATTGGGATTTGGTGGACATAATGCAGCTATTCTTCTGAAAAAATTTAAATAA
- the rnc gene encoding ribonuclease III gives MNISKKRKEKLLTLSSCLGVDFNDIALLDTALTHTSYANEAKNSIIHNERLEFLGDAVLELASSSYLFNKYPEMPEGEMTKARASVVCETTLARLSAKLEVGQYLLLGKGERLSGGSTRPSILADAFESIIGAIYLDQGWDTAYKYILDKLHDDFIAVEKGYNLKDYKTILQEIVQSENKHIEYELISEIGPAHARQFRFAAIVDGAVEGLGDGNSKKEAEQHAALETLKKYKRI, from the coding sequence ATGAATATTTCAAAGAAACGCAAGGAAAAATTACTAACGTTATCTTCGTGTCTTGGTGTGGATTTTAATGATATAGCTTTACTAGATACTGCTCTTACACATACTTCCTATGCTAATGAAGCTAAAAATTCTATTATCCATAATGAAAGATTGGAATTTTTAGGTGATGCTGTTTTAGAACTGGCATCCAGTTCTTATTTATTTAATAAATATCCTGAAATGCCTGAAGGTGAAATGACAAAGGCACGTGCTAGTGTAGTTTGTGAAACTACACTAGCACGTTTGTCGGCTAAGCTGGAAGTGGGACAATATCTTTTATTGGGAAAAGGTGAGCGGCTAAGTGGGGGGAGTACCCGACCGTCAATTTTAGCAGATGCTTTTGAATCTATTATTGGAGCTATTTATCTTGATCAGGGATGGGATACTGCTTATAAATATATTTTAGATAAACTGCATGATGATTTTATAGCTGTTGAAAAAGGCTATAATCTAAAAGATTATAAGACAATTTTGCAGGAAATAGTTCAAAGTGAAAATAAACATATTGAATATGAGCTTATTTCGGAAATTGGACCTGCACATGCGAGGCAATTTCGTTTTGCTGCAATTGTTGATGGTGCTGTAGAGGGCCTTGGCGATGGCAATAGCAAAAAGGAAGCTGAGCAGCATGCGGCGTTGGAGACTTTAAAAAAGTATAAAAGAATATAA
- the fabG gene encoding 3-oxoacyl-[acyl-carrier-protein] reductase, protein MLLEGKVALVTGASRGIGRAIALALAKEGAFIAINYAGNVKAAESVKQEIEGLGSKAVLVKADVSDSTSVDEMLKIVVDTFGTVDILVNNAGITCDTLLLRMKQQDWERVINTNLTGVFNCTKVVSKLMIKKRTGCIINMASVVGLTGNIGQSNYAAAKAGVIGFTKSIARELAARGITVNAVAPGFIATDMTAVIPDKAKEDILNNIPLKKMGKPEDVANAVLFLVSDKAAYITGQVINVDGGMVM, encoded by the coding sequence ATGCTGTTAGAAGGTAAGGTGGCATTAGTCACAGGTGCTTCCCGTGGTATAGGTCGTGCTATTGCTTTAGCATTGGCTAAAGAAGGAGCCTTTATAGCAATAAACTATGCAGGAAATGTGAAAGCGGCTGAATCAGTAAAACAGGAAATAGAAGGACTGGGCAGCAAGGCTGTTCTTGTTAAAGCTGATGTTTCTGATAGTACATCTGTAGATGAAATGCTAAAAATTGTTGTTGATACATTTGGTACTGTCGATATATTGGTTAATAATGCAGGGATAACCTGTGATACTTTGCTTCTTAGGATGAAGCAGCAGGATTGGGAACGTGTCATCAATACGAACTTAACAGGTGTATTCAACTGCACCAAAGTAGTTTCTAAATTGATGATAAAGAAGCGTACCGGATGTATAATAAATATGGCTTCTGTTGTCGGTTTGACGGGAAATATAGGCCAGTCAAATTATGCAGCAGCAAAAGCCGGAGTCATTGGTTTTACTAAATCAATAGCACGTGAACTAGCAGCACGTGGAATAACAGTTAATGCTGTTGCCCCTGGATTTATAGCCACAGATATGACAGCAGTAATTCCAGATAAAGCTAAGGAAGATATATTAAATAATATACCGTTAAAAAAAATGGGAAAACCAGAAGATGTTGCTAACGCAGTATTGTTCTTGGTTTCTGATAAAGCGGCCTACATAACAGGACAAGTTATAAATGTTGATGGTGGCATGGTCATGTAA
- the nifJ gene encoding pyruvate:ferredoxin (flavodoxin) oxidoreductase: MNKKMKTMDGNTAAAYVSYAFTDIAAIYPITPSSPMAEAVDEMAAKGAKNLFGQKVKVVEMQSEAGAAGTVHGSLQSGALTTTYTASQGLLLMIPNMYKISGELLPGVFHVSARALATSSLNIFGDHQDVMAVRQTGCAMLAESSVQQVMDLSAVAHLVAIKGRIPFVNFFDGFRTSHEIQKIEVINYDDLGKLLDWKAVNAFRHNALNPDHPVIRGTNQNPDIYFQEREAVNKYYDAIPDLVEESMQKISKITGREYHLFNYHGAPDADRLIIAMGSVCETAAEAVDYLNSQGEKTGILTVHLYRPFSIKHLLSSIPKTVKKIAVLDRTKEPGAHGEPLYIDVKNALYDSDIHPIVVGGRYGLGGKDVTPDHVLSVYEELKKATPKNDFTISIDDDITGTSLEKYPKDLDFTPEGTTACKFWGLGSDGTVGANKSAVKIIGDNTDMYAQAYFAYDSKKSGGITMSHLRFGKLPIKSPYLINKADFISCSQESYVHKYDLLAGLKPGGSFLLNTHWTEENLSNELPGYMKRYIAKNKINFYVVNAVKIAQELGLGGRFNMVMQAAFFKLTNIIPIEKAVGYLKDAIVKSYGKKGQNIVDMNNGAVDKGIEAVVKINVPADWADAPDETKKEKQVPAFVKDILVPMNRQEGDKLPVSTFSKGMEDGTFPVGTAAYEKRGIAINVPEWIADNCIQCNQCSFVCPHAVIRPALLTEEEKNNAPEGMKFKPAIGMKDMYFSIVISPYDCSGCGNCSQICPAPKGKALEMKPFDTQAPKQPTFDYAVDPKKVSPKKNPLKKTTLKGSQFEKPLLEFSGACAGCGETPYVKLITQLYGDRMIVANATGCSSIWGAAAPSMPYTTNVKGHGPAWANSLFEDNAEFGFGMHLGSKAVRDTLASNMKDAIANGVSAQLKTAMEEWLEKIDDGEGTRDRADILTALLEKEKGSNELLNRIYDQKDFFVRRSQWIFGGDGWAYDIGYGGLDHVLASGEDVNVLVMDTEVYSNTGGQSSKSTPTAAIAQFAATGKKTKKKDLGMMAMSYGYVYVAQINMGADKNQTLKAIVEAESYKGPSLIIAYAPCINHGIKIGMGKSQIESKRAVEAGYWANYRYNPALRGSEKNPFSLDSKEPTANFREFLMGEVRYNSLKRGFPDKADALFEKTEQDAKERLAGYKKLAGK; the protein is encoded by the coding sequence ATGAATAAAAAAATGAAGACAATGGATGGCAATACCGCAGCCGCATATGTCTCATATGCTTTTACTGATATTGCTGCTATCTATCCGATCACTCCGTCTTCCCCTATGGCGGAAGCTGTAGATGAAATGGCTGCGAAAGGTGCTAAAAATCTTTTCGGTCAGAAAGTCAAAGTTGTGGAAATGCAATCTGAAGCAGGTGCCGCAGGAACTGTTCACGGTTCTTTACAATCCGGTGCTTTAACAACAACTTATACAGCATCACAGGGACTTTTACTGATGATTCCTAACATGTATAAAATTTCCGGTGAACTTTTACCAGGTGTATTTCACGTAAGTGCACGTGCATTAGCAACATCTTCACTTAACATATTTGGTGATCACCAGGATGTTATGGCAGTGCGCCAGACCGGTTGTGCAATGCTTGCTGAAAGCAGCGTACAACAAGTAATGGACTTAAGTGCTGTAGCTCATCTCGTTGCCATTAAGGGACGTATTCCCTTTGTGAATTTTTTTGATGGTTTCAGAACATCCCATGAAATTCAAAAAATTGAAGTTATAAATTATGATGATTTAGGAAAATTACTCGACTGGAAAGCAGTAAACGCCTTCCGTCATAATGCCCTTAATCCTGATCACCCTGTTATTCGTGGTACTAACCAAAATCCTGATATTTATTTCCAGGAAAGAGAAGCTGTAAATAAATATTATGATGCTATTCCTGATTTAGTAGAAGAAAGTATGCAGAAAATTTCCAAAATTACTGGACGCGAATATCATCTCTTCAATTATCATGGTGCTCCAGATGCAGATCGCTTAATAATTGCTATGGGATCTGTCTGCGAAACAGCAGCAGAAGCAGTTGATTATTTGAACTCCCAAGGAGAAAAAACAGGTATTCTCACAGTTCATTTATACCGTCCATTCTCAATAAAACATTTACTGAGTTCTATTCCTAAGACTGTTAAAAAAATAGCCGTGCTTGATCGTACTAAAGAACCTGGTGCACACGGCGAACCTTTATATATTGATGTTAAAAATGCTCTTTATGATAGTGATATCCATCCAATAGTTGTAGGCGGACGTTATGGTCTAGGTGGTAAAGATGTCACTCCGGACCATGTTCTTTCTGTTTATGAAGAACTTAAAAAGGCTACACCGAAAAACGACTTTACTATTAGTATTGACGATGATATAACTGGTACATCTTTGGAAAAATATCCTAAGGATCTTGATTTTACACCAGAAGGTACTACTGCCTGCAAATTCTGGGGATTGGGTTCCGATGGTACTGTTGGCGCTAATAAAAGTGCAGTAAAAATTATCGGTGATAATACTGATATGTACGCTCAGGCATATTTTGCTTATGATTCTAAAAAATCAGGCGGGATTACAATGTCACATCTGCGCTTTGGTAAACTGCCCATAAAATCTCCTTATCTCATAAATAAAGCTGATTTTATTTCCTGCTCCCAAGAATCATATGTTCATAAGTATGATTTATTAGCAGGTCTTAAACCTGGTGGTTCATTCCTTCTCAACACACATTGGACAGAAGAAAATTTATCTAATGAACTTCCTGGTTATATGAAACGCTATATCGCCAAAAATAAAATTAATTTCTATGTTGTAAATGCCGTTAAAATTGCGCAGGAATTAGGATTAGGCGGTCGTTTCAATATGGTTATGCAGGCTGCTTTCTTTAAACTTACAAATATTATTCCTATTGAAAAAGCCGTTGGTTATCTAAAAGATGCCATAGTTAAATCATATGGCAAAAAGGGCCAGAATATCGTTGATATGAATAATGGCGCTGTAGATAAGGGTATCGAAGCTGTTGTAAAAATCAACGTACCAGCAGACTGGGCTGATGCACCTGATGAAACTAAAAAAGAAAAACAGGTTCCTGCATTTGTAAAAGACATTCTTGTCCCGATGAATCGTCAAGAAGGCGATAAGCTTCCTGTAAGCACATTCAGTAAGGGAATGGAAGATGGAACTTTCCCAGTAGGAACAGCTGCTTACGAAAAACGTGGCATTGCTATAAATGTACCTGAATGGATCGCTGATAACTGTATCCAGTGTAATCAATGTTCCTTTGTTTGTCCTCATGCTGTAATTCGTCCGGCTCTTTTAACAGAAGAAGAAAAGAACAATGCTCCAGAAGGCATGAAATTCAAACCTGCTATAGGTATGAAGGATATGTATTTCAGTATTGTTATATCTCCTTACGACTGCAGCGGTTGTGGCAACTGTTCACAAATCTGTCCTGCACCAAAAGGAAAAGCATTGGAAATGAAGCCTTTTGACACTCAGGCTCCTAAGCAGCCTACTTTTGATTATGCTGTTGATCCTAAAAAAGTATCACCAAAGAAAAATCCACTTAAAAAGACAACATTAAAGGGCAGTCAGTTCGAAAAACCATTGCTTGAATTCTCCGGTGCATGTGCTGGTTGTGGTGAAACACCTTATGTAAAACTCATTACACAGTTATATGGTGATCGTATGATAGTAGCCAACGCTACAGGTTGTTCTTCAATCTGGGGAGCTGCTGCACCATCAATGCCTTATACTACTAACGTAAAGGGACATGGGCCTGCTTGGGCAAATTCACTGTTCGAAGATAATGCTGAATTTGGTTTTGGTATGCATCTTGGCAGCAAGGCTGTACGTGACACCTTGGCGTCTAATATGAAGGATGCCATTGCCAACGGTGTAAGTGCACAATTAAAGACTGCTATGGAAGAATGGCTGGAAAAAATCGATGACGGCGAAGGTACGCGTGATCGTGCAGATATTTTAACAGCCCTTTTAGAAAAGGAAAAAGGTTCTAATGAATTACTCAATAGAATCTATGATCAGAAAGACTTTTTTGTAAGACGCTCCCAATGGATCTTCGGCGGTGATGGCTGGGCCTATGATATCGGCTACGGTGGACTTGATCATGTTCTTGCTTCTGGTGAAGATGTCAATGTTTTAGTTATGGATACTGAAGTATACTCCAATACTGGCGGCCAATCCTCTAAATCAACTCCGACGGCAGCAATTGCTCAATTTGCTGCTACTGGTAAAAAAACAAAGAAAAAAGATCTTGGTATGATGGCAATGTCCTATGGTTATGTATATGTTGCCCAGATTAATATGGGTGCTGATAAAAACCAGACACTAAAAGCTATTGTCGAAGCTGAAAGTTATAAAGGACCTTCCTTAATTATTGCTTATGCACCATGCATAAATCATGGTATAAAAATTGGTATGGGTAAGAGTCAAATAGAATCAAAACGTGCTGTAGAAGCGGGATACTGGGCTAATTATCGCTATAATCCAGCATTACGCGGCAGTGAAAAGAATCCATTTAGTCTTGATTCCAAAGAACCTACTGCTAATTTCCGGGAATTTTTAATGGGTGAGGTTCGTTACAACTCATTAAAACGAGGTTTCCCTGATAAAGCTGATGCTTTATTTGAAAAAACAGAACAGGATGCTAAAGAACGTTTGGCAGGCTATAAAAAATTAGCTGGTAAATAA
- a CDS encoding acyl carrier protein, protein MSTFEKVKDIVVEQLGVEADDVNINSTFIDDLGADSLDIVELIMAFEEEFSIEIPDEAAEKIKTVQDVVTYIEQHK, encoded by the coding sequence ATGTCAACATTCGAAAAAGTTAAAGACATTGTTGTAGAACAATTAGGAGTTGAAGCTGATGACGTCAATATTAATTCTACATTTATTGATGATCTAGGTGCTGATTCACTGGATATTGTTGAATTGATTATGGCTTTTGAAGAAGAATTCAGTATTGAAATTCCTGATGAAGCTGCTGAAAAAATCAAAACTGTCCAAGATGTTGTAACCTATATAGAACAGCATAAATAA
- a CDS encoding NAD(P)H-dependent flavin oxidoreductase, with protein sequence MKLPELKIGDKIAKVPVIQGGMAIRLSTARLAAAVANEGGIGLIAASGMTNDELRYEIRLARSLTSGIIGINVMVAAKKFSELMKTAIKEGIDLVVAGAGFSRDMFGIGRESGTPIVPIVSSAKLAKISQNLGASAVVVEGTEAGGHLGTTVSIKKLIPEIRAAVDLPIVAAGGVLTGQDIVDFINMGANGVQMGSRFAASEESNAAPALKEFYLKAAPDDIVVIRSPVGLPGRAVRNPFSERIMQGPVPIKHCDNCLKNCKHNFCIIKALERAQQGDVETGLVFAGEYIHKIKEILPVKEIFARLKQQAAEAN encoded by the coding sequence TTGAAGCTTCCGGAGCTTAAGATTGGCGATAAAATCGCAAAAGTACCGGTTATTCAAGGCGGCATGGCGATAAGACTTTCGACAGCACGTCTTGCTGCAGCAGTGGCAAATGAAGGCGGTATTGGTTTAATCGCTGCATCCGGTATGACAAATGACGAATTACGGTATGAAATTCGCTTAGCACGTTCTTTAACATCTGGAATTATTGGTATCAATGTAATGGTAGCTGCGAAAAAATTTAGTGAATTAATGAAAACAGCTATTAAAGAAGGTATTGATTTAGTTGTTGCAGGGGCAGGATTTTCTCGTGATATGTTTGGTATAGGCAGAGAATCTGGTACACCTATTGTTCCAATTGTATCTTCTGCTAAACTAGCGAAAATTTCTCAAAATCTTGGTGCGTCTGCTGTGGTTGTGGAAGGAACAGAAGCAGGAGGTCATTTAGGAACAACAGTATCTATAAAGAAACTTATTCCTGAAATTCGTGCTGCTGTTGATTTACCAATTGTTGCAGCAGGTGGAGTACTTACCGGTCAAGATATTGTTGATTTTATAAATATGGGTGCTAATGGTGTTCAAATGGGTTCAAGGTTTGCTGCAAGCGAAGAATCAAATGCAGCTCCAGCCTTAAAAGAATTTTATTTGAAAGCAGCACCGGACGATATAGTTGTGATACGCAGTCCAGTAGGACTTCCCGGTCGTGCTGTGCGTAATCCATTTTCAGAAAGAATAATGCAAGGACCTGTTCCAATAAAGCATTGTGATAACTGTTTGAAAAATTGCAAACATAATTTTTGCATCATAAAAGCGTTGGAACGGGCTCAACAGGGGGATGTTGAAACCGGTTTGGTTTTTGCGGGGGAATATATCCATAAGATAAAGGAAATATTGCCAGTAAAAGAAATATTTGCGCGGCTGAAACAACAAGCTGCCGAAGCAAATTAA
- the fabD gene encoding ACP S-malonyltransferase: MNKLAFIFPGQGSQTVGMGKEFFDNYDVAKKIFKEADKSLGYSIMDMCFNGPEEDLKLTANTQPAILTVSVIAATILQEHGIKPEITGGHSLGEYSALVAAGALKFADAVYLVNRRGSFMQEAVPVGQGGMAAVIGLDRNIIIDICEDITKNKALVQAVNFNCPGQVVIAGTTEGVGIAVEKLKTAGAKKCVNLPVSAPFHSRLMEPAAKKLAVELDKIEIHDAVIPVVANVTGKALTKAADIKESLIKQASSPVKWEDCINSMKNFGADVYVEAGPGKVLCGFNRRIDKDLKSLNVENIASLQKTLDYFQEVR; the protein is encoded by the coding sequence ATGAATAAACTTGCATTTATTTTTCCTGGACAGGGATCGCAGACTGTCGGAATGGGAAAAGAATTTTTCGATAATTACGATGTTGCTAAAAAAATATTTAAGGAAGCAGATAAATCTTTAGGCTATTCTATAATGGACATGTGTTTTAATGGTCCTGAAGAAGATTTGAAATTAACGGCAAATACCCAGCCGGCAATATTGACTGTTAGTGTTATTGCAGCAACAATACTTCAAGAACACGGAATAAAACCGGAAATTACAGGTGGACATAGTCTGGGAGAATATTCCGCATTAGTTGCAGCCGGAGCATTAAAATTTGCTGATGCTGTATATTTAGTTAACAGACGTGGTTCTTTTATGCAGGAAGCTGTTCCTGTAGGACAGGGTGGAATGGCAGCTGTGATCGGGCTTGATAGAAATATTATTATCGATATTTGTGAAGATATTACCAAAAATAAAGCATTGGTACAGGCGGTTAACTTTAATTGTCCTGGACAGGTAGTTATTGCAGGTACGACCGAAGGTGTTGGTATAGCCGTTGAAAAATTAAAAACTGCTGGTGCTAAAAAATGTGTGAATTTACCGGTAAGTGCACCGTTTCATAGCAGACTTATGGAACCTGCAGCAAAAAAATTAGCTGTGGAGCTAGATAAAATAGAAATTCATGATGCAGTGATTCCAGTAGTTGCTAATGTTACGGGTAAAGCCTTGACAAAGGCTGCTGACATAAAAGAAAGTTTGATAAAACAGGCGTCAAGTCCTGTAAAATGGGAAGATTGTATAAATTCTATGAAGAATTTTGGTGCTGATGTCTATGTAGAAGCAGGCCCAGGAAAAGTTTTATGCGGTTTTAATCGTCGCATTGATAAAGATTTAAAGTCCTTAAACGTAGAAAATATTGCGTCATTGCAAAAAACGCTTGATTATTTTCAGGAGGTCCGCTAA